One region of Chryseobacterium sp. C-71 genomic DNA includes:
- a CDS encoding efflux RND transporter periplasmic adaptor subunit: MDTKIVKKKSKLKLILIIIASALAVSVFGWYFLNQKKTYNVKLEDIQVEEVTRGRFEDMLMVTAQTQSLNSSLVNVLEGGAVKEIFAEDGQMVTKGQPIARVYNPNTEFNYLNQETGIMQQISQMRSSLLELKNQEFNQDKELLQSQNDYNTALQSFNLQKRLYDAEIGKKIDYDVALQSLNYQKQRKMIVEKGALSEKNSRNSQFVAINNSINQMDKSLNILRSNKNNFLIMSPVSGRLSSFNISLGQNLTTGESIGKVDLMGGYKLIAKVDEYYINKLQNGIKGSLEINAQQFEVIITKILPEVKDGQFSVELNFVDAKAENLKIGMTFGVKLKLSADTQSMMIPKGNFYKDTNGKWIFVVKNNKATKRNISLGRENPMYYEVVSGLKKGETIITSDYTELKKYELLDIQK, from the coding sequence ATGGATACGAAAATAGTAAAAAAGAAATCTAAACTAAAATTAATATTAATCATCATAGCATCTGCTTTGGCAGTTTCGGTTTTTGGATGGTATTTTTTGAATCAGAAAAAAACTTACAATGTAAAACTTGAAGACATTCAGGTAGAAGAAGTTACGAGAGGAAGATTTGAAGATATGCTTATGGTTACCGCGCAAACACAATCTCTGAACTCATCTTTAGTTAATGTTTTGGAAGGTGGTGCTGTAAAGGAAATTTTTGCAGAAGACGGACAAATGGTAACCAAAGGCCAACCTATCGCAAGAGTTTACAATCCTAATACAGAATTTAATTACCTCAATCAGGAAACCGGAATCATGCAACAAATCAGCCAGATGAGAAGTTCGCTTTTGGAACTGAAGAATCAGGAATTCAATCAGGACAAAGAGTTGCTTCAGTCTCAAAATGATTATAATACAGCTTTGCAGTCATTCAATCTTCAGAAAAGATTATATGATGCAGAAATCGGGAAGAAAATAGATTATGACGTCGCACTCCAAAGTCTGAATTATCAGAAACAAAGAAAAATGATCGTGGAAAAAGGAGCTTTAAGTGAAAAAAATTCCAGAAATTCTCAGTTTGTAGCCATTAATAATTCTATCAATCAAATGGATAAAAGTCTGAACATCCTTCGTTCTAATAAAAATAATTTCCTGATTATGTCACCTGTTTCGGGAAGATTATCTTCGTTTAATATTTCGCTGGGACAAAATTTAACGACTGGCGAAAGCATTGGTAAAGTAGATTTGATGGGCGGTTACAAATTGATTGCAAAAGTGGATGAATATTATATCAACAAGCTTCAAAACGGAATTAAAGGAAGTCTTGAAATTAACGCACAGCAATTTGAAGTCATCATTACTAAAATTCTTCCCGAAGTGAAAGATGGGCAGTTTTCTGTGGAACTTAATTTCGTTGATGCTAAAGCTGAAAATCTGAAAATCGGGATGACTTTCGGAGTAAAACTTAAACTCTCTGCCGATACACAAAGCATGATGATTCCTAAAGGAAATTTCTATAAAGACACCAACGGAAAATGGATTTTTGTGGTGAAAAACAATAAAGCTACTAAGAGAAACATTAGCCTTGGGAGAGAAAACCCAATGTATTATGAAGTTGTTTCCGGACTGAAAAAAGGAGAAACCATCATTACATCAGATTATACCGAACTTAAGAAATATGAGCTTCTTGATATTCAAAAATAA
- a CDS encoding sigma-54 dependent transcriptional regulator — translation MRKKEAHILIVDDDEDILFSARVWLKKFFTEVTCLSQPKNILKFLSEQQVDTVLLDMNFRKGFENGQDGLYWMQEIKTLEPQLPIILMTAYGEVELAVEALKNGASDFILKPWNNEKLYASVNLAVDISRKNKKLDQWENVSVKTNQYQLETASFAMQEVMEQITKVAPTDANILLLGENGTGKYVLAEHIHELSERKNQPFVHIDLGSLSENLFEAELFGYKKGAFTDANQDYSGKIENAQNGTVFLDEIGNLPLHLQTKLLSLIQNRKLTRIGENKERSLDVRFIFATNENLKKAVAENRFRKDLYYRINTVELQIPSLRERLEDIPTLADYFLEKYKQKYHKPDLVLNESLISELTTYSWPGNIRELDHSIERSVILSNEKNLKLLMPQDEESEKTIINLNIEEMESILIKKALKKHRGNISLAAEDLGLSRAALYRRMEKFEL, via the coding sequence ATGCGAAAAAAAGAAGCACATATTTTAATTGTTGATGATGACGAAGATATTTTGTTTTCGGCAAGAGTCTGGCTCAAAAAATTTTTTACCGAAGTTACTTGTCTCAGTCAGCCAAAAAATATTCTGAAGTTTTTGTCTGAACAACAAGTTGACACCGTACTTTTGGATATGAATTTCCGGAAAGGTTTTGAAAACGGACAAGACGGATTGTATTGGATGCAGGAAATCAAAACTCTAGAACCTCAGCTTCCAATCATTTTGATGACGGCGTACGGCGAAGTGGAATTGGCTGTTGAAGCTCTGAAAAACGGTGCTTCCGATTTTATTCTGAAACCTTGGAATAACGAAAAATTATACGCTTCAGTGAATCTTGCAGTAGATATTTCAAGAAAAAATAAAAAACTGGATCAGTGGGAAAATGTCAGCGTAAAAACAAATCAGTATCAGTTAGAAACTGCGTCTTTTGCAATGCAGGAAGTGATGGAACAAATCACGAAAGTTGCGCCGACTGACGCTAATATTTTGCTTTTAGGAGAAAACGGAACGGGAAAATACGTTCTCGCAGAACACATCCACGAATTATCTGAACGTAAAAATCAACCTTTCGTCCACATCGATCTGGGAAGTCTTTCTGAGAATCTTTTTGAAGCAGAATTATTCGGATATAAAAAAGGAGCTTTTACAGATGCTAATCAGGATTATTCAGGAAAGATTGAAAATGCCCAGAATGGAACTGTGTTTTTGGACGAAATTGGTAATCTTCCACTTCATCTTCAAACCAAATTATTAAGTTTAATTCAGAATCGAAAACTAACAAGAATTGGAGAAAATAAGGAACGAAGTTTGGATGTCAGATTTATTTTCGCAACCAATGAAAACCTTAAAAAAGCAGTTGCTGAAAATCGTTTCAGAAAAGATTTATATTATAGAATCAATACTGTAGAACTTCAAATACCGAGTCTGAGAGAACGTTTGGAAGATATTCCGACTTTAGCAGATTATTTCCTTGAAAAGTATAAACAGAAATATCATAAACCTGATTTAGTTTTAAATGAATCTTTGATTAGCGAATTGACAACTTATTCCTGGCCGGGAAACATTCGTGAACTCGATCATTCTATCGAGAGAAGTGTGATTCTTTCTAATGAGAAAAATTTAAAATTATTAATGCCGCAAGATGAAGAATCGGAAAAAACAATCATTAATCTCAATATTGAGGAAATGGAAAGCATTCTGATCAAAAAAGCTCTGAAAAAACATAGAGGAAATATTTCTCTCGCAGCGGAAGATTTGGGATTATCGCGTGCGGCACTTTACAGGAGAATGGAAAAATTTGAGTTATAA
- a CDS encoding PAS domain-containing sensor histidine kinase — protein sequence MNKQKFIWLLFILLAIVSGIFAFDFYSKNKLINFGLFTTISIGCVILAQISALSFIQKSEKILLAIQKKDFSLFPIAEGNNLVDNAVKLYYQSKEEHLSLSSYKLLYEEILNQLEIGLMILSEINNHWEVFYVNPVFLEILQIPKYNSWELYESKTPEFYKIIDETHYENSQDFFDISINENVKQSFSLRTKKVQNVKNRFCIISLESVQKIIEQKEKLAWNNLMKVISHELLNTLTPVNSLIQNLEYIANQDVVEKEDQQEMKESLTIINSKSKQLLNFVDDYRQVAELPKPIFKMISLTDIVESALSFLKPEFEKNNITIINSLENQTIYADQKMIERCLINLYLNAIYAVVDSSEKIIKTEIKIINKRTILSVEDNGIGVSNEIKDKIFLPFFTTRSSGSGIGLTLSKSIIEAHKGYLNYKPLEQGSRFEIWFLE from the coding sequence ATGAACAAACAAAAATTTATCTGGCTTTTATTTATTCTTCTGGCGATTGTCAGTGGAATTTTCGCTTTTGATTTTTATTCAAAAAATAAATTGATCAATTTCGGTTTATTTACCACAATAAGTATTGGATGTGTTATTTTGGCGCAAATTTCCGCTTTATCTTTCATTCAGAAAAGTGAAAAAATACTGCTGGCTATTCAGAAAAAAGATTTTTCTCTTTTCCCGATTGCAGAAGGTAATAATTTGGTTGATAATGCTGTAAAACTTTACTATCAAAGTAAAGAAGAGCATCTCTCGCTGTCTTCGTATAAACTTTTGTATGAAGAAATTTTAAATCAATTGGAAATTGGTTTAATGATTCTTTCTGAGATAAATAATCACTGGGAGGTATTTTATGTAAACCCGGTTTTTCTTGAAATACTACAGATCCCTAAATATAATTCCTGGGAACTGTACGAATCTAAGACACCGGAATTTTATAAAATTATAGACGAAACTCATTACGAAAATTCACAGGACTTTTTTGATATTTCGATCAATGAAAATGTAAAGCAGTCTTTTTCTCTCCGTACCAAGAAAGTTCAGAATGTTAAAAACCGTTTCTGCATCATCAGTCTTGAATCTGTGCAGAAAATTATTGAACAAAAAGAAAAATTGGCCTGGAATAATCTGATGAAGGTGATTTCGCACGAACTTCTCAATACTTTAACACCTGTCAATAGCTTGATTCAAAATTTAGAATATATTGCCAATCAGGATGTTGTAGAGAAAGAGGATCAACAGGAGATGAAGGAAAGTTTAACCATCATCAATTCAAAATCAAAACAATTGCTGAATTTTGTGGACGATTACCGACAGGTTGCTGAACTTCCGAAACCTATTTTCAAAATGATTTCGTTGACAGATATTGTAGAATCTGCACTCAGTTTTCTGAAGCCGGAATTTGAGAAAAACAATATTACGATCATCAATTCATTAGAAAATCAAACGATCTATGCTGATCAAAAAATGATTGAAAGATGTCTGATCAATCTTTATTTAAATGCAATTTATGCCGTTGTAGACTCCTCTGAAAAAATTATAAAAACAGAAATCAAAATCATTAATAAAAGAACAATTCTGAGTGTAGAAGATAATGGAATAGGAGTTTCTAACGAGATAAAAGATAAAATTTTTCTTCCTTTCTTCACTACAAGATCAAGCGGTTCCGGGATCGGGCTTACCTTAAGCAAGAGTATTATCGAAGCGCACAAAGGTTATTTAAATTATAAACCTTTAGAGCAAGGAAGCCGTTTTGAAATCTGGTTTTTGGAATAG
- a CDS encoding outer membrane beta-barrel protein translates to MKTILAPIILLAGTLAFAQTTKDTLQSKEKEIEAVTLTYKKPTVQSKVDRTVFNVANSSILAGNTTWDVLRMTPLLSVDNNDALKAEGESVTVYINDRKSVFTGKELKEYLQTIPADNLMKIEVITSPSSRYEATGSVVNIVLKKRDDEGMKGSITFNNRQNTQNSQYTNFNLNYHKKKFTQTLIGSYSDNTFVQENSLLNTLYENNEVTKIDNYIIYKGKNPSISSTSEYELNDKNSIGTILEFYKGIRSNSSETNAQIFENDQLNRSYFQNQTSSSSNPTFGTNVFYKYYDKEKNRILDVNLGTNYDSEKDNSYYLKNTITSTGATSLDEIGVLTDLQNRNYYLKVDYTQPLGKSGATFEVGGKMDFHNNVIPNSLYGILPEGLSRNDTFRYKDNINSLYANFTKTFFKKLETRVGIRYEYIDYKIGQDIAGTSRKDSYGRFLPNLLLKYSFTDKYDLSLTYTRNLWRPWYSEFNPFLLPRNDGMYTRGNMELNPNPSDRVYMKFGFMKKYFLSARYTFTNQDYWTDYVVQTGATPKDNKTISQESNFTGNVHKYFLYANTNQSFLKNKLSVNLSFGYNYIDNSDFNARNDLKGADYISFWAGSSNLTYTNLFNKNINLSAWVEISNQNNGNSYANKTNVFHNISATKIFPKTQMEVSLQLMNIFQRPNFDATSYSQIGTFRNSSKSDWYGFSLSFVKRFGNQKVKENTKTDVEKNSGGGK, encoded by the coding sequence ATGAAAACTATATTAGCACCAATTATTTTATTAGCGGGAACTTTAGCTTTCGCACAAACAACAAAAGATACTCTACAGTCGAAAGAGAAAGAAATTGAAGCTGTTACGCTAACCTATAAAAAACCTACCGTACAATCAAAAGTAGACCGTACTGTTTTTAATGTTGCCAACAGCTCTATTCTTGCCGGAAACACCACTTGGGACGTATTACGTATGACCCCATTGCTGAGTGTTGATAATAATGATGCCTTAAAAGCTGAAGGTGAATCTGTAACCGTCTACATCAACGACAGAAAATCTGTTTTTACCGGAAAAGAGTTGAAAGAATATCTTCAGACTATTCCTGCAGATAACCTGATGAAAATTGAGGTAATTACAAGTCCTTCTTCGAGATATGAAGCAACAGGTTCTGTGGTCAATATTGTTTTGAAAAAGCGTGATGACGAAGGAATGAAGGGCAGTATAACCTTTAATAACAGGCAGAATACTCAAAATTCTCAGTACACCAATTTTAATTTAAACTATCATAAGAAAAAATTTACACAAACCCTTATCGGAAGTTACAGTGACAATACTTTTGTGCAGGAAAACTCTTTGCTTAATACCTTATACGAAAATAATGAGGTTACCAAAATTGATAACTACATCATTTACAAAGGTAAAAATCCGTCTATTTCATCAACTTCTGAATACGAACTCAACGATAAAAACAGCATTGGTACAATTCTAGAATTTTATAAGGGAATAAGAAGCAACAGCTCCGAAACCAATGCTCAGATTTTTGAAAATGATCAATTAAACCGTTCTTATTTCCAAAATCAGACTTCATCATCATCAAATCCGACTTTTGGAACGAATGTTTTTTATAAATATTACGACAAAGAAAAAAACAGAATTTTAGATGTTAATTTAGGGACAAATTACGATTCTGAAAAGGATAACAGTTATTATCTTAAAAATACAATAACCAGTACAGGAGCAACTTCTTTGGACGAAATTGGAGTTTTAACTGATCTTCAAAACCGAAATTATTATTTGAAAGTAGACTATACTCAGCCTTTAGGAAAATCGGGAGCAACTTTTGAAGTCGGTGGTAAAATGGACTTTCATAATAACGTCATTCCAAACTCTTTGTATGGAATTTTACCGGAAGGGTTAAGCAGAAATGATACATTCAGATATAAAGACAATATCAACTCTTTATATGCCAATTTTACGAAAACTTTTTTCAAAAAATTAGAAACGAGAGTAGGTATTCGTTATGAATATATAGATTATAAAATAGGTCAGGACATTGCAGGAACTTCAAGGAAAGATTCTTACGGACGATTTTTGCCTAATTTATTGCTGAAATATTCTTTTACAGACAAATATGATTTAAGTTTAACCTACACCAGAAATCTTTGGAGACCTTGGTATTCTGAGTTTAACCCGTTTTTATTGCCAAGAAACGACGGAATGTATACTCGCGGGAATATGGAATTAAATCCTAACCCAAGTGACAGAGTTTACATGAAGTTTGGCTTTATGAAAAAATACTTTCTTTCGGCAAGATATACCTTTACCAATCAGGATTATTGGACTGATTATGTGGTACAAACCGGAGCAACACCAAAAGATAATAAAACCATTTCACAGGAAAGTAATTTTACAGGAAATGTGCACAAGTATTTCCTTTATGCGAACACTAATCAATCTTTCCTGAAGAATAAACTAAGTGTGAATCTAAGTTTTGGTTATAATTATATTGATAACAGCGATTTTAATGCAAGAAATGATCTTAAAGGAGCAGATTATATAAGTTTTTGGGCTGGATCCAGTAATTTAACTTACACCAATCTTTTTAATAAAAATATTAATTTGAGCGCTTGGGTAGAAATCTCAAATCAGAATAACGGAAATTCTTATGCTAACAAAACCAATGTTTTTCATAATATTTCAGCAACAAAGATTTTCCCAAAAACACAAATGGAAGTTAGTCTACAGCTAATGAATATATTTCAAAGACCCAATTTTGATGCAACATCTTACAGCCAAATCGGAACATTCAGAAATTCATCAAAATCCGACTGGTACGGTTTCTCACTTTCCTTTGTGAAAAGATTTGGGAATCAAAAAGTGAAAGAAAATACAAAAACCGATGTTGAGAAAAATAGTGGAGGAGGTAAATAA
- a CDS encoding cytochrome-c peroxidase: MKNALSWILILLISFFFLNNCLQTNVYKEISNDQSFIDNIRKLYSSGDSSKWPKPILDEMAIPHFSEIGHLPKVEFPEDNAYSIDKVVLGKTLFFDPRLSASNQIACASCHDPELGWTDNRTLSFGHDRQLGTRNAMTLMNIAFAKSLFWDGRAESIEKQSHIPIEDLREMNQHIDIATGKIAKIKGYEVLFEKAFGSKEVTKDKIGKAIATFERTLISPQSKFDQFIDGQAALFSDDEVMGLHLFRTKAQCMNCHSSGYFSNNQFENDGTSLLGSKQEDLGRYLVTKDPNDAGKFRVPTLREVTLTGPWMHNGSLTSLRDVLTFYSKGNSEISQKKSTVHEGITLTSQKSEILKFLDLNEKEITQLEAFLGTLSTKIQRLTPPELPK, translated from the coding sequence ATGAAGAATGCCTTAAGCTGGATTTTGATTTTACTCATTAGTTTTTTCTTTTTGAATAACTGCTTGCAAACCAATGTTTACAAGGAGATATCTAATGACCAGTCTTTCATTGATAATATCAGAAAGCTCTATTCATCTGGTGACTCTTCAAAATGGCCAAAACCCATACTTGATGAGATGGCAATACCTCATTTTTCAGAGATAGGGCATTTACCTAAAGTAGAATTCCCGGAAGATAACGCCTACTCTATTGATAAAGTAGTATTGGGGAAAACCCTTTTTTTTGATCCAAGATTATCAGCTTCTAATCAAATTGCCTGCGCTTCATGCCACGACCCTGAATTAGGCTGGACAGATAACAGAACTCTATCCTTCGGGCACGACCGCCAATTGGGCACCCGAAATGCAATGACGCTCATGAACATAGCTTTTGCAAAATCTCTCTTTTGGGACGGCAGAGCTGAAAGTATAGAAAAGCAATCCCACATCCCTATCGAAGATTTAAGAGAAATGAATCAGCATATTGACATCGCCACAGGGAAGATTGCGAAAATAAAAGGCTATGAAGTACTTTTTGAAAAAGCATTCGGAAGTAAAGAGGTTACTAAAGACAAGATAGGAAAAGCAATTGCAACTTTTGAGAGAACATTAATAAGCCCTCAGAGTAAGTTTGATCAATTCATTGATGGGCAGGCTGCTCTTTTTTCTGATGACGAGGTGATGGGGCTGCACCTTTTTCGTACCAAGGCACAATGCATGAACTGTCACAGCTCAGGTTATTTTTCAAATAATCAATTTGAAAATGACGGAACTTCTTTATTAGGTTCAAAACAGGAAGATTTAGGAAGATATTTAGTCACTAAAGATCCGAATGATGCAGGTAAATTCAGAGTACCCACATTAAGAGAAGTGACTCTTACAGGTCCGTGGATGCACAACGGATCACTTACCTCTTTGCGGGATGTTCTTACTTTTTACAGCAAAGGAAACTCTGAAATATCTCAGAAAAAGTCAACCGTTCACGAAGGAATTACGTTAACATCACAAAAATCTGAAATACTGAAGTTTTTAGATTTGAACGAAAAAGAAATTACTCAGCTGGAAGCTTTTTTGGGAACATTGAGTACGAAAATCCAAAGATTGACCCCGCCGGAACTTCCAAAATAA
- a CDS encoding response regulator, which produces MKTIFIVEDETGIRDALQLLLSFENYDVRSFSTVEAFNNRDQSVVPDIFILDVMLPDGLGTDLCNQLKEAPETSNIPVMIISAHAKAENVTQSCQADEFIPKPFDIDDVLVKIEKLTTQ; this is translated from the coding sequence ATGAAAACAATATTTATCGTAGAAGATGAGACAGGCATCAGAGATGCATTACAGTTGCTCCTGTCATTCGAAAATTATGATGTAAGATCTTTCTCAACTGTGGAAGCATTCAACAACAGAGACCAATCTGTAGTTCCGGATATCTTTATATTGGATGTTATGCTGCCGGATGGTTTAGGTACAGATTTGTGTAATCAGCTTAAAGAAGCACCTGAAACCTCAAATATCCCGGTGATGATTATCAGCGCACACGCTAAAGCTGAGAATGTAACTCAGTCTTGCCAAGCAGATGAATTTATCCCAAAACCTTTTGACATTGATGATGTTCTTGTGAAAATAGAAAAACTGACAACTCAATAG
- a CDS encoding Cof-type HAD-IIB family hydrolase, with translation MKDIKMIVTDMDGTFLNSKHEVSPEFPEIYEELKKRNILFVPASGRQMLGITKYFGDKENEMAFIAENGGYMIYKNEELFADKLEEQYVEEIITTVRGIEGATVVVSGKKKAYYESTNQDFIDYIAQFYTGNQYVEDLTKSVDDSIFKIAVYHPEGSEEHLYSTLKQFEKYNLEVVVSGKFWLDIMNKDINKGNALEKLQKTLNITPQQTMVFGDYMNDIEMLKKAEYSYAMENAHPSVKEAAKFEALCNNNFGVMQTIKTYLNSN, from the coding sequence ATGAAGGATATAAAGATGATTGTGACCGATATGGATGGGACTTTTCTCAATTCAAAACATGAAGTAAGTCCGGAATTTCCGGAAATCTATGAAGAACTCAAAAAAAGAAATATTCTTTTCGTTCCCGCAAGCGGAAGGCAGATGCTAGGAATTACCAAATATTTTGGCGACAAAGAAAATGAAATGGCTTTCATCGCTGAAAACGGTGGCTACATGATTTATAAAAATGAAGAATTGTTTGCCGATAAACTGGAAGAGCAATATGTCGAGGAAATCATCACAACCGTAAGAGGAATTGAAGGAGCTACCGTTGTGGTTTCCGGTAAAAAGAAAGCTTATTATGAATCTACCAATCAGGATTTCATTGATTATATCGCTCAATTCTACACTGGAAATCAGTATGTAGAAGATCTTACAAAAAGTGTGGATGACAGCATCTTTAAAATAGCAGTTTATCATCCCGAAGGTTCAGAGGAACATTTGTATTCTACACTAAAACAATTTGAAAAATATAATCTTGAGGTTGTTGTTTCAGGTAAATTTTGGTTAGATATTATGAATAAAGATATCAACAAGGGAAATGCATTGGAAAAACTTCAGAAAACATTAAATATAACTCCGCAACAGACCATGGTTTTTGGAGATTATATGAACGATATCGAAATGCTCAAAAAAGCAGAATATTCTTATGCAATGGAAAATGCTCATCCTTCAGTAAAAGAAGCAGCAAAATTTGAGGCTTTGTGTAACAACAATTTTGGAGTAATGCAAACAATAAAAACCTATCTTAACTCAAATTAA
- the map gene encoding type I methionyl aminopeptidase — translation MSITNESELIGMQKASHAVAFTLKQMIEYAQPGMTTKNLDEYGAKILSDLGAKSAPFLTYGFPGHTCISVDNEFCHGIPSEKRILKEGDLINIDVSAELDGYWSDNGASFVVGEDIHHHQKLVNASKDILRKAISNIKGGVKISEIGHLMETEAKKRGYRVIRNLGGHGIGRSLHEQPEELMNYRNRFDQRRFRKNSVVAIETFISTDSSYATELNDGWTMVGDKGGYMAQHEHTIVITDGKPIILTEENEIFN, via the coding sequence ATGTCCATAACAAACGAATCAGAATTAATCGGAATGCAAAAAGCCAGTCATGCTGTTGCATTTACTTTAAAGCAGATGATTGAATACGCTCAACCGGGTATGACAACAAAAAACCTTGACGAATATGGAGCAAAAATACTATCAGATCTGGGAGCAAAATCTGCTCCTTTTTTAACTTACGGATTTCCGGGGCATACCTGCATAAGTGTTGACAACGAATTTTGTCACGGCATTCCTTCAGAAAAGAGAATTTTAAAGGAAGGAGATTTAATTAATATTGATGTTTCCGCAGAACTCGATGGTTATTGGTCAGACAACGGTGCTTCATTTGTAGTTGGTGAAGATATTCACCACCATCAGAAATTGGTAAATGCTTCTAAAGATATTTTAAGGAAAGCCATTAGCAACATCAAAGGCGGTGTGAAAATTTCTGAAATAGGACATTTGATGGAAACCGAGGCTAAAAAAAGAGGTTACAGAGTAATCAGAAATCTTGGCGGGCATGGTATAGGAAGAAGTTTGCACGAGCAACCGGAAGAACTAATGAATTATCGAAATCGTTTTGACCAAAGACGATTCAGGAAGAATTCTGTGGTGGCCATTGAAACATTTATTTCGACAGATTCATCGTATGCAACAGAACTGAACGACGGCTGGACAATGGTTGGCGATAAAGGCGGATATATGGCGCAACACGAGCATACTATCGTGATCACAGACGGAAAACCAATTATTCTTACAGAAGAAAATGAAATATTTAATTAA
- a CDS encoding class I SAM-dependent methyltransferase: MSQQTANFYNRFSVLYPLIDVFLKPQKRKLFDEINTLPFGKLLEIGVGNGAHLPLYKTHDITGIDTSLNMLEIARKQNISNINLLQMNGETLLFEDQSLDYVVLSHTIAVVDNPEKLLEESYRVLKPNGKIFILNHFTPKNWLRMIDYSFHFFSKIFHFKSVFHIEELKTLEKFRLDKEVDFGTFSYFKLLIYCKS, from the coding sequence GTGAGTCAGCAAACAGCCAATTTTTATAATAGATTTTCAGTTTTATACCCTTTGATAGATGTATTTTTAAAACCGCAAAAAAGAAAACTTTTTGATGAAATCAACACTCTTCCGTTTGGCAAATTGCTTGAAATAGGCGTTGGAAACGGAGCTCATCTGCCTCTATACAAGACCCATGACATCACAGGCATCGACACATCATTAAATATGCTTGAAATTGCCAGAAAACAAAATATAAGCAATATCAATCTGCTACAGATGAACGGAGAAACACTTTTATTTGAAGACCAAAGTTTAGATTATGTCGTTTTATCTCACACTATTGCTGTAGTAGACAATCCCGAAAAATTACTGGAAGAAAGCTACCGGGTTTTAAAACCAAATGGGAAAATATTCATCCTCAATCATTTTACTCCTAAAAATTGGCTGAGAATGATAGACTACTCTTTTCATTTTTTTTCAAAAATATTTCACTTTAAATCTGTTTTTCATATTGAAGAATTAAAAACTTTAGAGAAGTTCAGACTAGATAAAGAGGTTGATTTTGGTACTTTTTCTTATTTTAAACTTTTAATTTACTGCAAGTCGTGA